A window of Cytobacillus sp. FSL H8-0458 genomic DNA:
TTTTATATGAGAGGCATCTGCAATATGGTTCATTACCCGGCTTACACTTTTCAGGACATTTATAGCGGGATATTGCCCCTTATTCGCTAATGACCGGTCCAGGACAAAGTGTCCATCCAGTATTCCTCTTACTGTATCCGCGATTGGTTCATTCATATCGTCGCCGTCCACTAATACGGTATAAAATGCCGTTATAGAACCATACTCGTTTGTTCCTGTCCTTTCAAGCAGCTTAGGCAATACGGCAAAAACAGATGGCGTATACCCTTTAGTTGTTGGCGGTTCTCCGACTGCAAGTCCGACTTCACGCTGCGCCATTGCCACCCGTGTTACCGAATCCATCATTAACATGACATTTAAGCCTTTGTCCCTGAAATATTCAGCAATTGCTGTGGCTGTGTAAGCCCCTTTAATTCTCATGAGTGCCGGCTGGTCAGACGTAGCGACAACTACGATGGATCTTTTCAACCCTTCCGGGCCTAAGTCCCTCTCAATAAACTCCCTAACTTCTCTGCCCCTCTCGCCAATAAGGGCAATCACATTTAAATCTGCATTAGTATTGCGGGCTATCATTCCAAGAAGAGTGCTTTTTCCAACTCCGCTGCCTGCAAAAATCCCGACCCGCTGTCCGTTTCCTACAGTCAGCAGGCTATCGATCATTCTTACACCCACTTCAATAGGTTCAAAGATCGGCGGCCTTTTCAGCGGATTAGGAGGAGTTTGTTCCGTTAGGACAGGCGTCAGCCCTTTTGGCAACATTGACCCATCGAGAGGCTGTCCCAGTGAGTCTATCGCCTGGCCAATTAAAGCTGGACCTATCTTTACCTCAAGAGGTCTCCCGGTTGTCTCTACAAGAGAGCCTGGTGAAATATCCTGTACATCTGTATAAGGCATAAGAATCACATTCTCATTCTTAAATCCGACTACTTCCGCCTGGATCTTCCTTGTGCGTCCTTTGCCGATATGAATTATGCATACATCCCCAATTGAACTTTCGGGACCTTGGGACTCAATCATCAGACCGACTACTCTTTTTACCCTGCCAAAACGCTTAAAGCTATCTATTTTTTCAATCTCGCTGATCAGCTGTTCAAGTTTCAATTTGGTTCACTCTCCAGCATCTCAAAGAGCTTTCTTTTTATTTCTTCAAGCTGGCTGTCAACACTGGCTTCAATTCGTCCGTTGGCTGATTCAATTCTGCAGCTTGTATTGCTTAGATCCTCATCCGGATAAATATATAAATCTGTCTCTTTAGGAAATACCCGGATTAGTTCTTCCTTATGGGATAGAAGCAAATCATAGTGCATTGGGTGCACATGAAGCTGAATCTCAGTATATTCTCTCGCTTCCTTTAAAGCCCTTTTTACAATAGAAAGAAATTGGTCACTATTCTGTTCGAGGACTTCCCCGAGTATTTTCCCTGCAACCTTTAATCCGAGATTCAGAATGGTCCGTTCTGATGATTCGACGTGCTGCTGATAATCATGTTTGGCTGAGTTTACAACTTCTCTTGCCATATGAATCAGTTCACTGTATTCCTTGAAAGAGCTTTGTCTGCCTTCATCTGCTCCAGCTGCAAAACCTTGTGATCGGGCTTCCTCAAGAACTTTTTGTTTTTCCTGTTCAAGCGCCACTCGCTGCTCTTCCATTTGCCGGGCTAAATTTTCTGAATCTTCTCTTGCAGAGTTTAAAATTTTCTCAGCTTCCTCACGGGCACTGTTCAGCATGGCTTGAAGCTCTTCATGGGTTATCGCTGCACTCTGCTCTGCTGCCTCTTCAATGTGGTTCGAATTGCTTTGCAGCAGTCTGATCGAAATGACCTTCTTTTCTTCTTTCGGCACTGCGGGAGAGTATGATTTTATTAGCCTAGACAATAATATCATCTCCTCCGCCGCGAGCGACGATGATCTCCCCTGATTCTTCCAATCTTCTTATAATGCCAACTATTCTTGATTGGGCTTCTTCAACATCTCTTAATCTCACAGGACCCATGTATTCCATTTCATCCTTGAAGGTTTCAACCATTCTGGAAGACATGTTTTTAAAGACAATTTCTTTGACTTCATCACTCGACACTTTCAATGAAAGCATGAGGTCCTCACTTTCACAATCACGGATAACACGCTGTATAGCACGGCTGTCAAGGGTAACGATATCTTCAAACACAAACATTCTCTTCTTAATTTCCTCAGCAAGCTCTGGATCCTGAATCTCCAGCGCATCCAGAATAGTCCTTTCTGTTGCACGGTCAACTCCATTAAGAACATCGACCACCGATTCAATGCCGCCGGTCTGAGTATAGTCCTGAGTTACAGTAGAAGACAGCTTTCTTTCAAGAATCTGTTCTACTTCATTAATAATCTCAGGAGATGTACTATCCATAACAGCGATCCTTCTTGCAATATCCGCCTGCATTTCCTGCGGCAGCTCTGACAGAATTTGCCCGGCCTGCGCTGGATCAAGATAAGATAATATCAAGGAGATCGTTTGCGGATGTTCATTTTGAATAAAATTCAGGATTTGTGCCGGATCTGCTTTTCTGGCGAAATCAAATGGCCTTACCTGCAGAGAAGAGGTCAATCTGTTAATAATTGCTGAAGCCTGCTCTGTACCGAGTGCTTTTTCCAAAACTGTTTTTGCATATCCAATCCCGCCCTGCGTAATATAATCCTGCGCCAGGGCGATTTGATGGAATTCTTCGAGAATTTCTTCTTTTGCAAGCGAATCAACTTTGCGGACCCCTGAGATTTCAAGGGTCAATTTTTCAATTTCTTCCTCGCTTAAGTGTTTATAAACAGAGGATGCAACATCTGGACCAAGTGAAATAAGAAGAATTGCCGCTTTTTGCTTACCTGTCAGTTCTTTTTGTTCTTTTTTTGGCATTTTTCATCCCCCTTAATCTTCTGCGATCCATGTACGAAGCAGCTTTGCAAAGTCTTCAGGCTTTTCCTTTGCCATTTTCTCCAGCTGTTTGCGCCTCATTGTACTTTCTGTTTCATGCTCGTCATTAACATCCGGAAGGTTGAATGTCTCTGGTGCCTGTGATTCTATCTCATCTTCTTGTTTCTGCTTCTTTCTGGCTTTGGCAAAAAGGAAGATTAATAGAGCAATGATAATAAGCAGTACTCCCCCGATTGCATAAATCCACCAGGGAATGCTGGTGCTTGTCTCATCAGGGAACTCAACTTTACCGTTGAAAGGCTGTACTGAAACGACAATTTTATCCTGAATTGCCTCATCTGTTAATTCTTCTTCAGCTGCCGCATCCTTATTAATAGTCGTACGAACTACAGTTCCAAGAATTTGAGTAATATCATTAATTCTTTCCTGCGGAAGTGATGCAGGATCATCTGCTGCAGGAGGTTCTACCATTACCTGGATGCCTAAATCCCTGACTTTATATGGGCTTTCAACAATCTCTTTGCGGATTTTATTAACTTCATTATTAATTGTCTCTTCTATTCGTTCATAATCCCCGTTGGAATTTCCATTTTCCTGATAAGTAGCAGCGTCAGTGCCGGCAGGTTCATCGCTGCCGCCAGCCGGAGTAAATCCGCCTGCAGAATCACCGTTTCCAGTAAACGTTTCCGTAATCTTTTGAGCACTGATCGCTATTCCTTCCATATTTTCTTCATCAACAGGTGTAACCAGGTTTTCTTCCCTGTTTTCCTGGGTAAAGTCTATATCGGCGGTTACAGATACAACCACCTTATCCTGTCCCATTAAAGTGCCCAGCATATTCTGCACCTGGCGCTGTACATCACGCTCGATTTCTTTTTTGATTTCATGCTGTGCTGCAAATGTGTTTTCAGTTGAAGAATTTTGATCATTTTTTAAATCAAAATACTCAAAAAACTGGTTGGTAATGACGATATTATCAGTGGGAAGATTTGGTATACTTTTCGCAGCCAGGTGATAAAGCGCCTGAATTTGCGATTCTTCAAATTGATGACCTGGTTTTGTGTTAAGGACAATAGATGCGGAGGCTTCCTCTGAAGGATCATTTACAAAAATGCCTTTCGCCGGGAGGTTAATCATTACCTTGGCATCGTTGACTCCATCGATCCCTTTCATCAAATTCGCAAGCTCAGTCTGCATTGCTTCCAGCTTCAGAACATTGAACTCGTTTTCAGTCATGCCAATTCCGGCATTTTGGCTGAAAAATGAATAATCAATGCTTCCTGATTTCGGAATTCCTTCTGCTGCCAGTTCTACTTTCAGGGTATCTACTGACTCTTCAGGTACTTTAATTGTTGTTCCGCCATCAGCTATTTCAGATACAATCCCTCTAGCATCGAGACTTTCTTTTATCGTTCCAGTTTCAGAAGGTGTCAGGTTGCTGTATAGAGGAACGAGATTGGTCCTGGTACTAAGGAAAGCTGCAGCTGCAATCAGCAGTAAACATAATGCAGCGGCACTAATCATAGTTATCTTCTGTTTTTTCGACCTGCTTCCCCAGTATTCTTTCAAGTTGCCTATATATCTCTGTAGCATCTCTTTCATCACAATCCTCCGGTTATTCTGTCTTAGCTAATAACCGCCATAACTAGTTTTTAGCTTTA
This region includes:
- the fliH gene encoding flagellar assembly protein FliH codes for the protein MILLSRLIKSYSPAVPKEEKKVISIRLLQSNSNHIEEAAEQSAAITHEELQAMLNSAREEAEKILNSAREDSENLARQMEEQRVALEQEKQKVLEEARSQGFAAGADEGRQSSFKEYSELIHMAREVVNSAKHDYQQHVESSERTILNLGLKVAGKILGEVLEQNSDQFLSIVKRALKEAREYTEIQLHVHPMHYDLLLSHKEELIRVFPKETDLYIYPDEDLSNTSCRIESANGRIEASVDSQLEEIKRKLFEMLESEPN
- the fliI gene encoding flagellar protein export ATPase FliI, producing the protein MKLEQLISEIEKIDSFKRFGRVKRVVGLMIESQGPESSIGDVCIIHIGKGRTRKIQAEVVGFKNENVILMPYTDVQDISPGSLVETTGRPLEVKIGPALIGQAIDSLGQPLDGSMLPKGLTPVLTEQTPPNPLKRPPIFEPIEVGVRMIDSLLTVGNGQRVGIFAGSGVGKSTLLGMIARNTNADLNVIALIGERGREVREFIERDLGPEGLKRSIVVVATSDQPALMRIKGAYTATAIAEYFRDKGLNVMLMMDSVTRVAMAQREVGLAVGEPPTTKGYTPSVFAVLPKLLERTGTNEYGSITAFYTVLVDGDDMNEPIADTVRGILDGHFVLDRSLANKGQYPAINVLKSVSRVMNHIADASHIKSAEKVREMLSTYINAEDLINIGAYKRGSSMEIDEAIRLYPSIISFLKQETNEKISILESIGQLKGLAGKGEK
- the fliG gene encoding flagellar motor switch protein FliG; protein product: MPKKEQKELTGKQKAAILLISLGPDVASSVYKHLSEEEIEKLTLEISGVRKVDSLAKEEILEEFHQIALAQDYITQGGIGYAKTVLEKALGTEQASAIINRLTSSLQVRPFDFARKADPAQILNFIQNEHPQTISLILSYLDPAQAGQILSELPQEMQADIARRIAVMDSTSPEIINEVEQILERKLSSTVTQDYTQTGGIESVVDVLNGVDRATERTILDALEIQDPELAEEIKKRMFVFEDIVTLDSRAIQRVIRDCESEDLMLSLKVSSDEVKEIVFKNMSSRMVETFKDEMEYMGPVRLRDVEEAQSRIVGIIRRLEESGEIIVARGGGDDIIV
- the fliF gene encoding flagellar basal-body MS-ring/collar protein FliF codes for the protein MKEMLQRYIGNLKEYWGSRSKKQKITMISAAALCLLLIAAAAFLSTRTNLVPLYSNLTPSETGTIKESLDARGIVSEIADGGTTIKVPEESVDTLKVELAAEGIPKSGSIDYSFFSQNAGIGMTENEFNVLKLEAMQTELANLMKGIDGVNDAKVMINLPAKGIFVNDPSEEASASIVLNTKPGHQFEESQIQALYHLAAKSIPNLPTDNIVITNQFFEYFDLKNDQNSSTENTFAAQHEIKKEIERDVQRQVQNMLGTLMGQDKVVVSVTADIDFTQENREENLVTPVDEENMEGIAISAQKITETFTGNGDSAGGFTPAGGSDEPAGTDAATYQENGNSNGDYERIEETINNEVNKIRKEIVESPYKVRDLGIQVMVEPPAADDPASLPQERINDITQILGTVVRTTINKDAAAEEELTDEAIQDKIVVSVQPFNGKVEFPDETSTSIPWWIYAIGGVLLIIIALLIFLFAKARKKQKQEDEIESQAPETFNLPDVNDEHETESTMRRKQLEKMAKEKPEDFAKLLRTWIAED